One genomic segment of Deltaproteobacteria bacterium includes these proteins:
- a CDS encoding chemotaxis response regulator protein-glutamate methylesterase, which yields MDMVKVLIIDDSAFNRRTLTKLLESVPGVAVAGTATDGIDGLQQAMRLKPDLITLDLEMPVMDGFTFLRILMQTNPIPVIVISSKDGDIDVFKAMELGAVDFIPKPTHTPSMTLFNIKDELIRKVKMLPHLKMKKIASGISRPLEDIEAEAKNLSPKALIGEEVPISGFDVIAIGSSTGGPPALSQILPLLPEGFPVCVVVSQHMPPGFTKPFAERLNNICKMRVKEAANEEVVKTGEILIVPGGQHLSFKRGKTGEVVTNLLERKEADKYVPSVDIMFSSAALIWGERTMGIVLTGMGYDGKDGVVRIKEKGGYIIAESEETSIVFGMPESAIATGAVDEVVPLYDIGPKIVKVCATGLLKRA from the coding sequence ATGGATATGGTAAAGGTTCTGATAATAGATGATTCTGCATTTAATCGCCGCACATTAACCAAACTCCTTGAATCAGTTCCGGGGGTGGCGGTGGCGGGGACCGCAACTGACGGGATAGATGGGCTACAGCAGGCAATGAGGCTTAAGCCGGACCTGATTACCCTTGATCTGGAGATGCCTGTTATGGATGGTTTTACATTCCTGCGCATACTTATGCAAACCAACCCTATTCCTGTCATAGTCATAAGCAGCAAGGATGGGGATATTGATGTGTTCAAGGCGATGGAACTGGGCGCTGTGGATTTTATACCAAAACCCACACATACGCCCTCTATGACTTTATTTAATATTAAAGATGAGCTTATCCGAAAGGTTAAGATGCTTCCTCATCTCAAGATGAAAAAGATCGCCAGTGGTATTTCAAGGCCTTTAGAAGATATTGAGGCAGAGGCTAAAAATTTATCCCCGAAGGCTTTAATCGGGGAAGAGGTTCCCATCAGCGGGTTTGATGTTATAGCCATTGGCTCATCCACTGGGGGGCCGCCTGCGCTTTCCCAAATACTGCCTCTCCTTCCGGAGGGGTTTCCTGTCTGCGTGGTTGTATCGCAGCATATGCCTCCTGGGTTTACCAAACCATTTGCAGAGAGATTAAACAATATATGTAAAATGAGGGTAAAAGAGGCGGCAAATGAAGAGGTGGTAAAGACAGGAGAGATATTGATTGTTCCTGGAGGGCAGCACCTTTCCTTTAAAAGAGGCAAAACAGGGGAGGTTGTAACCAATCTTTTAGAGAGGAAAGAAGCAGATAAGTATGTGCCTTCTGTGGATATTATGTTTTCGTCAGCCGCATTAATTTGGGGTGAACGGACCATGGGGATTGTGCTTACCGGCATGGGGTATGACGGCAAAGACGGAGTGGTGAGGATAAAAGAAAAGGGCGGTTATATTATAGCCGAGTCAGAGGAGACATCTATTGTATTCGGCATGCCGGAATCCGCTATTGCAACAGGCGCGGTAGATGAGGTTGTCCCTCTCTATGACATCGGGCCTAAAATAGTGAAAGTATGCGCAACAGGGTTGTTAAAAAGAGCTTGA
- a CDS encoding protein-glutamate O-methyltransferase CheR: MFIIEPDIPMNEEEFRLIRDYIYEHCGLSFDASSKFLLEKRLSNRVRFHRLKGFKEYYRFLRYDPKASEELSAAIDILTTNETYFFREMHQLKAFSEEILPEIKNRKGDTHKAKTLSIWSAGCSTGEEPYTIAMLILETGQFKGWNIEIFGNDISQRVLQAARRGVYSKYSFRCSEQMFIDKYFEPTPDGKYKVNDEIKNMVSFGYLNLIDRSRMSLLKNMDVIFCRNVLIYFDAESKKKVMHNFYDKLEDGGYLLLGHAESMMNISTAYTLQHLKNDMVYRKPFKGVKDAEFLAVSR; this comes from the coding sequence ATGTTCATTATTGAACCTGACATACCGATGAATGAGGAGGAGTTTCGTCTTATAAGGGATTATATATACGAGCACTGCGGCCTCTCTTTTGACGCCTCTTCTAAATTTTTGCTGGAAAAAAGGCTTTCCAACAGGGTCAGGTTTCACCGGCTTAAGGGATTCAAGGAGTATTACAGGTTCTTGAGATACGACCCGAAGGCAAGCGAAGAACTATCTGCCGCAATAGATATACTTACTACAAACGAAACCTATTTTTTCCGAGAGATGCACCAGCTTAAGGCGTTTAGCGAAGAGATACTTCCTGAAATAAAGAATAGAAAGGGAGATACCCATAAAGCAAAGACTCTGTCAATATGGAGCGCAGGCTGTTCAACAGGGGAGGAGCCGTATACGATTGCTATGCTTATCCTTGAAACCGGGCAGTTTAAAGGCTGGAATATTGAGATATTTGGAAATGATATAAGCCAGAGGGTATTGCAGGCGGCAAGGAGAGGGGTTTACAGCAAATACTCTTTCAGATGTTCAGAGCAAATGTTTATAGATAAATATTTTGAGCCCACACCTGATGGAAAATATAAGGTAAATGATGAAATAAAAAATATGGTAAGCTTTGGTTATCTTAACCTTATTGACAGAAGCAGAATGAGTCTTTTAAAGAATATGGATGTAATTTTTTGCAGAAATGTATTGATATATTTTGACGCCGAATCCAAGAAAAAGGTTATGCATAATTTTTATGATAAATTAGAGGATGGCGGCTACCTTCTCCTTGGGCACGCTGAATCCATGATGAATATATCTACCGCATACACCTTACAGCATTTAAAGAATGATATGGTATACAGGAAGCCGTTTAAGGGGGTTAAAGACGCCGAATTTCTGGCAGTAAGCAGGTAA
- a CDS encoding HEAT repeat domain-containing protein, translated as MACDAMLIDELIERLDSPDEETRRQVIEGLLDIAFEPGILPLLKKAMGDISWRVRKDAVNAALSFQGNAAAVSSIAPLMIDVLHSEDNAGLRNSAVECLTRLGRNAVPCLIQNLNDRDHDVRKFITDVLGDIGTNKGDDTAEIIADALIMATEDPDENVRLSAIEGLGKIGNYKAVQSLLDILEKGDMALKFTTLEALGNIGRSIPMSGVYNALKERLLKRAAYDLIGKVGGIEAVPYLIDGLKENSQSTREAAIVAVKRLAASLLISNLKSQISILPSPVIEKIAASLESHDLNVRKGAVFILGLTGKIEAVRPLIRFLRFDETAGEAKEALIKLGDEGLDVIIDSYPLQEEKVRALLCDILGEIGNRKAENILVLAIKDDYGHVRSSAAAAIGKIDPEKAATQIIGLLQDEFDDVRNAAVNALCLLAKGSYKAILSRILPLLSADNPYVREKAIIVLGRIGGIENVESIRLAIKDDSPLVRKAAVHALGERGEGRYVQDIILALADEDREVRFVAARVLGSIRSKEAAEPLLLLLSDEDIWVKAAAVESLGKIGTENAVKAVKGLVGDENGMVVCAALEAMAMIAIQGHQTIEEIKPWVVKCLSHDDTEVVKVAAQILGRLDKKGSATEILSLLEHTDWDVRAQVVDILSDIKDNFIRSCLETHLKVETDDLVKQKIAEALKGQ; from the coding sequence TTGGCGTGTGACGCAATGTTGATAGACGAATTAATAGAAAGATTGGACAGCCCGGATGAAGAGACAAGGAGACAGGTGATAGAGGGTCTCCTTGATATTGCATTTGAGCCTGGGATATTGCCGCTTCTTAAGAAGGCTATGGGAGATATAAGTTGGAGGGTTAGAAAGGACGCTGTTAATGCGGCTCTTTCATTTCAGGGAAACGCCGCAGCAGTTTCTTCCATAGCGCCTCTTATGATAGATGTCCTGCATTCTGAAGATAACGCAGGTTTAAGGAACTCTGCTGTAGAGTGTTTGACAAGACTTGGCAGAAATGCTGTTCCATGTCTTATTCAAAATTTAAATGACAGAGACCATGATGTCAGAAAATTTATTACGGATGTCCTTGGAGATATAGGGACAAATAAAGGCGATGATACAGCAGAGATTATTGCGGATGCCTTGATAATGGCCACAGAGGATCCTGACGAAAATGTCAGGCTTTCTGCGATAGAGGGATTGGGAAAGATAGGGAATTATAAAGCTGTTCAGTCGCTCCTGGACATATTGGAAAAAGGGGACATGGCGCTGAAGTTTACAACCCTTGAGGCGCTGGGAAATATCGGCAGGTCTATTCCCATGAGCGGGGTATACAATGCCTTAAAGGAAAGACTTTTGAAAAGGGCAGCATATGACCTTATCGGCAAGGTGGGCGGGATAGAGGCCGTGCCTTATCTTATAGACGGTTTAAAAGAAAACTCCCAATCAACCAGAGAGGCTGCTATTGTGGCCGTAAAAAGGCTTGCCGCATCCTTGCTGATTTCAAATCTCAAATCTCAAATCTCAATCCTTCCCTCTCCTGTTATTGAAAAGATTGCCGCTTCGCTGGAAAGCCATGACCTGAATGTAAGAAAAGGGGCTGTTTTTATTCTTGGATTAACCGGGAAGATAGAGGCTGTCAGGCCTTTAATCAGGTTCCTGCGTTTTGATGAAACAGCCGGTGAGGCAAAAGAGGCTTTAATAAAATTAGGAGATGAGGGATTGGATGTAATTATAGATTCTTATCCTCTTCAGGAAGAAAAGGTCAGGGCATTATTGTGCGATATACTCGGAGAGATTGGAAACAGGAAGGCAGAGAATATACTTGTTCTTGCCATAAAAGATGATTATGGCCATGTGCGCAGCAGCGCTGCCGCGGCCATTGGAAAGATTGATCCTGAAAAGGCGGCAACCCAGATTATAGGCCTGCTTCAGGATGAATTTGATGATGTAAGAAATGCCGCGGTAAACGCCCTTTGCCTCCTTGCCAAAGGTTCGTATAAAGCTATCCTTTCCAGAATTTTGCCCCTGCTTTCAGCAGATAACCCTTATGTAAGAGAGAAGGCAATTATTGTGCTTGGCAGGATTGGCGGGATAGAAAATGTTGAAAGTATAAGGCTGGCCATAAAGGATGACAGTCCTCTTGTGAGAAAGGCCGCTGTTCATGCCCTTGGGGAAAGAGGAGAGGGTCGGTATGTTCAGGATATTATCCTTGCCCTTGCCGATGAAGACAGAGAGGTAAGGTTTGTTGCTGCCAGGGTCCTTGGCAGTATAAGGTCAAAGGAGGCGGCAGAACCTCTGCTCCTTCTGCTTTCGGATGAGGATATATGGGTAAAGGCGGCTGCTGTGGAAAGTCTTGGCAAGATAGGGACGGAAAATGCGGTCAAGGCTGTCAAGGGGCTTGTGGGTGATGAAAATGGAATGGTTGTTTGCGCAGCCCTTGAGGCAATGGCCATGATTGCCATTCAGGGGCATCAAACTATAGAAGAGATAAAACCGTGGGTGGTGAAATGTCTTTCACACGATGATACAGAAGTGGTTAAAGTTGCCGCTCAGATCCTTGGAAGGCTTGATAAGAAAGGTTCTGCAACTGAAATACTATCTTTGCTGGAACACACAGACTGGGATGTCCGGGCTCAGGTTGTGGATATCCTCTCTGACATAAAAGATAATTTTATAAGAAGCTGCCTTGAAACGCATCTCAAGGTGGAAACAGATGACCTTGTTAAACAAAAAATAGCGGAGGCGTTGAAAGGACAGTAG
- a CDS encoding response regulator: MNIECPGCKAPNTFEPTGITQAGERIICNSCKRPFLIKSRPSAEEQTRDKVLVANANPHFCSAIKDFLSGRGFEVVLAKDGIEALQFLEINMPPHIALVDVALSGMYGFEICDFIKNNERLKHIKVILLASIYDKTRYKRMPTSIYGADDYIEMHHIPDDLVPKINKLLGRDYNIPRPLLKADFEAVVIYEERLSDKIKDIAAQDIKVKIPEKGGKDSAHEEAKRLARIIMSDIILYNQEAVESGLRNGNLLELLKTDIKEGQAYYAKRVPADVRKGTSYLKNAFEELIAKMRKEIGV; the protein is encoded by the coding sequence ATGAATATAGAATGTCCGGGATGCAAGGCGCCTAATACATTTGAACCAACCGGTATAACTCAAGCCGGTGAAAGGATTATATGTAATAGCTGCAAAAGGCCATTCCTTATAAAATCCAGACCGTCTGCAGAAGAGCAAACAAGGGACAAGGTGCTGGTTGCCAATGCCAACCCGCATTTTTGTTCTGCCATTAAAGATTTTCTCTCCGGCCGCGGTTTTGAGGTTGTCCTTGCCAAGGACGGCATAGAGGCGCTGCAGTTTTTAGAAATAAATATGCCCCCCCATATAGCCCTTGTAGATGTCGCCCTCTCAGGGATGTACGGCTTTGAGATATGCGATTTTATAAAGAATAATGAAAGGCTGAAGCATATTAAGGTCATTCTTCTTGCCTCTATTTATGACAAGACCAGATATAAGAGGATGCCAACATCAATCTACGGCGCGGATGATTATATTGAGATGCATCACATACCTGACGATCTTGTGCCCAAGATAAATAAGCTTTTGGGGAGAGATTATAATATTCCGAGACCTCTTTTAAAGGCCGACTTTGAGGCTGTTGTGATTTATGAAGAAAGGCTTTCTGATAAGATAAAGGATATAGCAGCTCAAGATATTAAGGTCAAAATACCTGAGAAAGGCGGCAAAGACAGCGCCCATGAAGAGGCCAAACGTCTGGCAAGGATTATTATGTCGGATATAATCCTCTACAATCAGGAGGCTGTAGAGAGCGGCCTGAGAAACGGCAATCTCCTGGAACTTCTGAAAACTGATATAAAGGAAGGCCAGGCCTATTATGCCAAAAGGGTGCCTGCTGATGTGCGCAAAGGCACATCCTATCTGAAAAATGCCTTTGAAGAGCTTATAGCAAAAATGAGGAAAGAGATTGGCGTGTGA
- a CDS encoding methyl-accepting chemotaxis protein — MKQFGVKGKMDEIGELGRGMNEAVKGIILKTKESSANVDTAVKRIAEGVFSIKKGSEDQTAAMADVSASIEELHKIAQDIAKGMEQLLKLSEDTSSSILEMAASVEEVDGSMADLTVAVGDTSTSIQEIDSSLKEVAAGADNISRGADETASSLIQINASAMEIEKHAREGVELSNEVAGEGEKGVKAVELAHAGMEKIKQSVNSLAAVIDELGRRSKEIGKIVNVIDDVAMETNLLALNATILAAQAGEHGKGFNVVADEIRELSERTAASTREITGIVSGIQGQIDRAVVSVEEGMAKVVEGEKLSTETTLVFKGITGRFKAFQSMSLEIAKATKEQASSSKQVMQNIESITNTIHQMAMATHEQSQGTAQVVKAVEKMRELASQIKKATTEQAQGSKIIASNTENMMKSVEEINVVSSRQESESQRISAAVIEITTRATKGMENARMLEDMASMLKNEMDNLKQELEKFKLGDSGREV; from the coding sequence ATGAAGCAGTTTGGTGTTAAGGGAAAGATGGATGAGATAGGGGAACTCGGCAGAGGCATGAATGAAGCAGTGAAGGGTATTATACTTAAAACCAAAGAATCTTCTGCAAATGTAGACACAGCGGTGAAAAGGATTGCAGAAGGCGTATTCAGCATAAAAAAGGGTTCAGAGGATCAGACCGCAGCCATGGCAGATGTTTCAGCGTCAATAGAAGAGCTTCATAAGATAGCGCAGGATATTGCCAAAGGTATGGAGCAGCTCCTGAAATTGTCGGAAGATACATCTTCCTCGATTCTGGAGATGGCTGCGTCTGTTGAAGAGGTGGATGGCAGCATGGCTGATCTTACAGTTGCCGTGGGGGATACATCAACCTCTATACAAGAGATTGACAGCTCACTTAAAGAGGTTGCAGCCGGAGCTGATAATATCTCAAGGGGGGCGGATGAAACAGCCTCATCCCTTATTCAGATAAACGCATCAGCCATGGAGATAGAGAAACATGCCAGAGAGGGCGTTGAACTTTCCAATGAAGTGGCGGGGGAGGGCGAAAAGGGGGTAAAGGCGGTAGAGCTTGCCCATGCAGGCATGGAAAAGATAAAGCAATCTGTGAATAGCCTTGCAGCGGTTATAGATGAACTTGGCCGGAGGTCAAAGGAGATTGGCAAGATAGTGAATGTGATTGACGATGTGGCAATGGAGACCAACCTTTTGGCATTGAATGCCACGATTCTCGCAGCCCAGGCAGGGGAGCATGGCAAAGGGTTCAACGTTGTTGCAGACGAGATAAGGGAGTTGTCAGAGAGGACTGCCGCCTCAACCAGAGAGATTACAGGCATTGTGTCAGGCATTCAGGGTCAGATAGACAGGGCTGTTGTGTCTGTTGAGGAGGGAATGGCAAAGGTTGTGGAAGGGGAAAAACTTTCCACAGAGACCACACTTGTGTTTAAAGGGATAACGGGAAGATTCAAGGCATTTCAGTCTATGAGCCTTGAGATAGCCAAGGCAACCAAGGAACAGGCCAGCAGCTCTAAACAAGTTATGCAGAATATTGAGAGCATTACCAACACTATCCACCAGATGGCCATGGCCACGCATGAGCAATCCCAAGGCACAGCTCAGGTAGTCAAGGCAGTTGAAAAGATGAGAGAACTTGCCTCGCAGATAAAAAAGGCTACTACCGAGCAGGCGCAGGGGAGCAAGATTATCGCATCAAATACAGAAAATATGATGAAGAGTGTAGAGGAGATAAATGTTGTCTCGTCCCGTCAGGAAAGTGAGAGCCAGAGGATATCCGCCGCTGTTATAGAGATAACCACCAGAGCAACAAAAGGCATGGAAAATGCGCGAATGCTGGAAGATATGGCTTCCATGCTCAAAAATGAGATGGATAACCTTAAGCAGGAATTGGAGAAGTTTAAGCTTGGGGATTCAGGCAGAGAGGTATAA
- a CDS encoding chemotaxis protein CheW produces MTGITKIQKKQVLQKTEQTAVDSTDIQVVCFKLGTEPYGLDIMQIKEIVRYQKVQSVPKAPFFIDGVINLRGMVIPIIDLRKRFEALSDISSRTRIIIAQLENRIVGIVVDDVTDIISLSKTHLMPPGMVKGAEAEYLDAMADIKGELLFVINLDKMLTAEEKISLIAPV; encoded by the coding sequence ATGACTGGTATAACTAAAATACAAAAAAAGCAGGTTTTGCAGAAAACTGAGCAAACAGCAGTCGATTCAACAGATATACAAGTGGTCTGTTTTAAGCTGGGAACAGAGCCGTATGGTCTGGATATAATGCAGATAAAGGAGATTGTCCGGTATCAAAAGGTTCAGTCGGTGCCAAAGGCGCCTTTCTTTATTGATGGTGTTATAAACTTAAGGGGCATGGTTATACCCATTATAGATTTAAGGAAAAGATTTGAGGCGCTGTCAGATATTAGTTCAAGAACCAGGATTATTATCGCGCAGCTTGAAAATAGAATTGTGGGTATTGTTGTTGACGATGTTACAGATATCATTTCGCTGTCGAAGACGCATCTTATGCCGCCGGGGATGGTAAAGGGGGCAGAGGCTGAGTATCTGGACGCTATGGCGGATATTAAAGGAGAACTGCTGTTTGTTATAAATCTTGACAAGATGCTTACCGCAGAGGAAAAGATATCTCTAATCGCGCCTGTATAG
- a CDS encoding chemotaxis protein CheW, with protein MLDIRKNSQIQTQESQLYMAPTADEFYKKNIEKKGEGELLQLLSFIVDDEEYALELSETSEVIKMREITEMPHALFFIAGIISLRGEIIPVISMQKRLGLKEKDISPENRMIVASHTDIKIGLIVDRIMGVVRVNPNDIESTSTIQQEAGGEFIRGVVHHKDRLIILLNLPMLIKMEDV; from the coding sequence ATGCTGGACATAAGAAAAAACTCTCAAATTCAGACTCAAGAATCCCAACTCTACATGGCGCCTACGGCAGATGAGTTTTATAAAAAGAATATAGAGAAGAAAGGAGAGGGAGAACTGCTTCAGCTTCTCTCCTTTATTGTGGACGACGAAGAATATGCGCTGGAATTAAGCGAGACATCGGAAGTGATTAAGATGAGAGAAATAACCGAGATGCCGCATGCGCTGTTTTTTATTGCAGGCATAATATCTTTAAGAGGCGAGATAATCCCTGTTATAAGCATGCAGAAACGGCTTGGATTAAAGGAAAAAGATATAAGCCCTGAAAATAGGATGATAGTTGCCTCTCATACGGATATAAAGATTGGCTTGATAGTTGACAGGATAATGGGTGTTGTCAGGGTTAATCCAAATGATATAGAATCAACATCCACTATTCAGCAAGAGGCGGGTGGTGAATTTATACGGGGTGTTGTCCATCATAAAGACAGGCTAATTATCCTGCTTAATCTCCCGATGCTGATTAAGATGGAAGATGTTTAA
- a CDS encoding chemotaxis protein CheA — MTESKMDINEFLAEVEDIIGELTNNLSKLGEGVDVGHVEPDILNSIFRSAHTLKGISGMFGFAEMAILTHKMEDMFDSLRMGKLSIKHEIVNALFEAVDLINEMVVVKGKNEEFGMGKVDAMIAKFERLTGSSLPAVSGSSGDIDIDKGILAVLTEYEEHRLNENIKAGNALLLVGAEFTLTVFDEGLVELTDFLKSVGEVIATLPSTGTNKDALHFDILFGTHMGAEFVEDTLKGRNLAIKIVRGHLIQEGAGDRAGAEILLETKMEETTLRSVSNTVRVDIKKLDGIMNTVGELSQLKASISQIVNKLRLEMGFTGTAIELSKIDKNLEKRLKELQESMIEVRMVPIHQLFDKFTRVIRKLSKETGKEVELVQTGGDTELDKLIIEDLADPLMHIIRNAIDHGIEPPAEREKAGKPRAGTINLKAYPQGNHVVIEVADNGKGIDIEAVRRKAVERGLTDEPSSNTLSRQSLLEFIFIHGFSTKDEISEVSGRGVGMDVVKENITRLSGTVDIDTAEGKGARIILTLPITMAIIQALVIAAGTKRYVIPLNGVLEILNIRPSDIKTMEKKEVFVLREKTIPVLRLEQFLHPGIKIKEKAEMRGIIVGIADYMLCILVDSIISQQDVVIKSLGKLLKVSGIAGATDIGDMGTLLVVDIAGIITVVGKGTSERAA; from the coding sequence ATGACCGAATCTAAAATGGATATTAATGAATTTCTGGCAGAGGTAGAGGATATCATTGGTGAATTGACGAACAACCTCTCAAAGCTTGGGGAAGGGGTTGATGTCGGACATGTTGAACCTGATATCCTTAACAGCATCTTCCGCTCCGCGCATACGCTCAAAGGCATATCCGGCATGTTTGGTTTTGCAGAGATGGCAATACTGACCCATAAGATGGAAGATATGTTTGATTCCCTGCGGATGGGAAAGCTCTCCATTAAACACGAGATTGTGAATGCCCTGTTTGAAGCTGTTGACCTGATAAATGAAATGGTGGTGGTAAAGGGTAAAAATGAAGAGTTTGGAATGGGCAAGGTTGACGCTATGATAGCAAAATTTGAACGGCTTACAGGTTCTTCACTTCCGGCCGTATCAGGGTCTTCAGGGGATATAGATATTGATAAAGGCATTCTTGCCGTGCTTACCGAGTATGAAGAGCACAGGCTTAACGAAAATATAAAGGCCGGGAACGCCCTTCTTCTCGTAGGCGCGGAATTCACGTTGACTGTCTTTGATGAAGGGTTAGTTGAGCTTACAGATTTTCTTAAATCCGTTGGAGAGGTTATAGCCACGCTCCCTTCCACAGGCACAAATAAAGATGCGCTGCATTTTGATATCCTGTTTGGCACGCACATGGGCGCGGAATTTGTTGAAGATACGCTCAAGGGACGCAATCTTGCTATAAAGATTGTGCGAGGGCATCTTATACAGGAGGGCGCCGGAGACAGGGCAGGGGCGGAAATTTTATTAGAGACAAAGATGGAAGAGACCACACTCAGAAGCGTCAGCAATACCGTGCGTGTGGATATAAAGAAACTTGACGGCATAATGAATACCGTCGGCGAGCTCTCACAGTTAAAGGCGTCCATATCTCAGATTGTAAATAAGCTGCGGCTTGAAATGGGATTTACAGGAACCGCAATTGAACTTTCCAAGATTGACAAGAACCTTGAAAAGAGATTGAAGGAACTTCAGGAGAGCATGATAGAGGTCAGGATGGTGCCCATTCATCAGCTTTTTGACAAATTTACAAGGGTAATAAGGAAGCTCTCTAAGGAAACAGGCAAAGAGGTTGAGCTTGTCCAAACAGGCGGAGATACAGAACTGGATAAATTGATTATAGAGGATCTGGCAGACCCATTGATGCACATAATCAGGAACGCCATTGACCACGGTATAGAACCCCCGGCAGAGAGAGAAAAGGCGGGCAAGCCAAGGGCCGGCACAATCAATCTCAAGGCATATCCGCAAGGAAACCATGTTGTAATTGAGGTTGCCGATAACGGCAAGGGAATAGATATAGAGGCTGTAAGAAGAAAGGCTGTAGAAAGAGGGCTTACAGATGAGCCGTCTTCCAATACCCTTTCAAGGCAGAGCCTGCTTGAATTCATATTTATTCATGGGTTTTCTACAAAAGACGAGATTAGCGAGGTTTCCGGGAGAGGGGTTGGTATGGATGTGGTAAAGGAAAATATAACCCGTCTGAGCGGAACAGTTGATATAGACACTGCGGAGGGAAAGGGGGCAAGGATTATCCTAACTCTTCCTATTACCATGGCCATTATACAGGCGCTTGTAATAGCGGCAGGCACAAAGAGATACGTTATACCGCTTAACGGGGTTCTTGAGATATTGAATATCCGTCCGTCGGATATAAAGACAATGGAAAAGAAAGAGGTATTTGTGCTGCGGGAGAAAACCATTCCCGTTTTGAGGTTGGAGCAGTTTTTACATCCTGGGATTAAGATAAAAGAAAAAGCGGAGATGCGCGGCATAATTGTCGGCATTGCGGATTACATGCTGTGCATATTGGTTGACAGCATAATCTCGCAGCAGGACGTGGTTATCAAGTCTCTGGGCAAACTTCTTAAGGTTAGTGGTATTGCCGGCGCTACAGATATTGGAGATATGGGAACGCTTTTAGTTGTTGATATTGCCGGAATCATAACTGTTGTGGGCAAAGGGACGAGCGAAAGGGCAGCGTGA
- a CDS encoding response regulator, translating into MSVKILIVEDSSTTRAMITSTVEVIDGLEIFESNSGFEALKLLPHHSFDLIITDINMPDINGLELVSFVKKNQNYKHIPLIIITTEGSKRDKEKGLSLGADEYLVKPFNPEELQRLVKKYLKIGER; encoded by the coding sequence TTGTCAGTAAAAATACTCATTGTTGAGGATTCATCGACCACCCGCGCCATGATAACATCCACTGTGGAGGTTATAGACGGCCTGGAAATATTTGAGTCAAATAGCGGTTTTGAGGCGCTGAAACTCCTTCCCCATCATTCCTTTGATCTGATCATTACAGATATAAATATGCCTGACATAAACGGCCTGGAATTGGTAAGTTTTGTAAAGAAAAACCAGAACTACAAACATATTCCCCTTATTATTATTACTACAGAGGGGAGTAAAAGGGATAAAGAAAAGGGACTTTCCCTTGGCGCCGACGAATATCTGGTAAAGCCATTTAATCCAGAGGAACTTCAGAGATTAGTGAAGAAATATCTAAAAATAGGTGAAAGGTAA